The window GTCGCGGTAGGACAGAAGCTTTTGGACACATTTGTATTCACCTGAtaatcctgttcacctagcagtatattgGTATCCATGAGTTAGGCCTCTGTTGTGGATTGCATCCCGGGGGAAGATCAGTAGCTGGCCCAGGGGGGAGGATATTGATAAGCCAAACAGGCTTCGTGTCCACGATTATAGGGAACCATAATTAGAGGATCTCAGTAGTCAGTTGGGTTCATTCCCGACTCACAACCGGGAATCCCGGGTATGACAGAAACGGTTGGGTACGTTTTCATTCACCTAATCCCTTTGTTGGGAAAACTTAGATACAAGCCTAacgtatatatctatatacacagactgcctgtccccgacaaaacggAAACGAATTTTTACGATGTCGGGGTTACATGTAGTCTTACAGTAGTACCCCCATGAAGACTGGGATATCCATGCTCTAGCATGGTTTTCTCTAGACTTTCAAGGGAGACTGCTCGACAGTGTTCGTGAAACCTTTTATTATTCATTGGCACAAGTGTTTTACCTGAGGTGCCACTAACAGGAAGCCACTCGACGAGGACAGGGAGCCGGcgacttgtcaaaggttccccattTGCTATGAagatcttttccagttggattttaaaactgaacagagctttggcatttacggcttcggcgggtagggcgGTGTTATCTGTGGTTTTcactttaaaaaaataaaaatttttaaACTGATTTCCTGATACATTTATTGACTGCGGTATCACATATTGCGCTAAACTTAGTGTACACTTTGCACAGCATGGACAAATGCCTTGCTGTGCATGCCTAGCTCGGCACAGCTACCGCATGTGCAGCCTCCCTGTGCAAACTGAATATCAAATAGAATAGAATACATTAGTTTTGAAAATTATACAATAAGATATTTTAATACATATTTGACAAGTAAGTGGATAATTACCTGAACCGACATTACAAAATTCTTTATATGAACCAATTTGTAAGttgaacaaattaaattaaactgAAGAACGCATTATAATAATGCTAatacacatactaaaagaataggggtggtagaagaaaatattaaagtgttcagtgaggatccacaaggtcttttctgagtactctttattttctcctccgaggctatgggtccctacacttgcaccagaggtggtacccccaatATCACATAACtgttacacacaaaaatcacaataacgtgatgcatcaaatgaacaaataataaggcagcgtctggaatgctcttggacgcaggttcgaatcctcgtcacggcccttgtggatttgttcacataaCTGTAATATATTAGAACTTGTTTAgaatatttccccccccccccccaagtaacTCAAGTATGAATTTGTACGTTCCATCTCGGCAGATGGTTGGGTCACGATGTTCGTCCTTCAGCGGCGTGGTGGCGCGGGAGATCCTCCATGGCGTCAGTCTCCCTCAGCTCCACCGCAGGATCAACCAAGCCCTTTCCCGCGCCCCCAGCTCTCCCGTCCCCACCGCAACGCCCCCGCCCGCCACCTTCGTCTCCAACATGACCCACGACTGGCTCTTCTGAGGCCGAGGACCCATCAATGCTCTCTGCATTCACGGAaacttttttgttttttctgTTTCGTCCGGCCCGGGTGACCTTCAGGTGATGTGAGCCATGGACGTGAGGCAAGGAGAGGCCCCAtggtagagtggtgtgtggtgatgaatggtgaccccagggtggtgtgtggtgatgaatgGTGACCccagggtggtgtatggtgatgaatGGTGACCccagggtgatgtgtggtgatgaatGGTGaccccagggtggtgtgtggtgatgaatggtgaccccagggtggtgtgtggtgatgaatgGTGACCCCAGAAAGGTGAAGAATGGGGaccccagggtggtgtgtggtgatgaatggtgaccccagggtggtgtgtggtgatgaatgGTGACCCCAGAAAGGTGAAGAATGGGGaccccagggtggtgtgtggtgatgaatggtgaccccagggtggtgtgtggtgatgaatgGTGACCCCAGAATGGTTTATGGTGATGAATGGTGACcccagggtggtgtgttgtgatgaaTGGTGACCCCAGAATGGTTTATGGTGATGAATGGTGACCCCAGGGTGATGTATGGTGAAGAATGGGGGCCCCAGAGTGGTGTATGGTGACcccagggtggtgtgttgtgatgaaTGGTGACCTCagagtggtgtatggtgatgaatGGGGACCCCAGAGAGGTATATGGTGATGAATGGGAACCCCagagtggtgtgttgtgatgAATGGTGACCTCAGAGTGATGTATGGTGATGAATGGGGACCCCAGAGAGGTATATGGTGATGAATGGTGACCCCAGAATGGTGAAGAATGGGGACCCCAGAGTGGTATATGGTGAAGAATGGGGACCCCAGAGTTGTGTATGGTGAAGAATGGGGACCCCAGAGTGATGTATGGTGACCCCAGTGATGTAGGGTGACCCCAGAGTGATGTATGGTGACCCCAGAGTGATGTATGATAATAGTGAAACAGCGGGGATGGGTGAAGCTGTATAAGGCGTTGAAATTCTCAAGCAGCACCAGCAAAAGCTGGGTCCTCCAGCTCCAGAAACATATACTGAGACACCCCGGTACAGCAGGTGCTAAGGTCCAAAGCTGTTCGGGAAAGTGCTCAGGGCCGTCAATATCTGCCCAAGCCAGtgctggggcccaggagctgtacCAACACATGCTGCGGCCCCCCTAGCTGAATCAGCAAGTGGAGGGGCCCCCAGCCGCACGTGCTGAGGGACCTTAGCAGCAACAGCGCGGGTGTTGTTCCCGACAACTCATAAATACATTCCATTGTCTCCGCGTTTCCGGTGTTTATATTGTTTTGATATTGAAGTAAATTTTTTACGTGTGACGCAAACTTGTAATATTTTGTTAACTATATTTGTGTTAACAGGGGGActtgcgttttatatatgtattttgTATTGTATTTTAATCGCCTCTGTTtactgatattatatatatatatatatatatatatatatatatatatatatatatatatatatatatatatatatatatatatatatatatatatatatatatataatcacctcGCGCATCATATAAGGAACACAGAGTTAATGTCCAGGGGGCTGGACAATTATTAcatatagtactgtacagtatggaCAATTTAGCAATAAAAATATGTTGAGTAATGATTGATTTTATTAATACTGGGCGTGGTGTCTCATGTGTGAACAATGTTCCACTTTATATAAATGTTAGTAATTCAAAATGTGTCACAGAATGTAAATTTGTCGacgttctcgcttcatgcaggtcggcgttcaatccccgaccgtccaagtggttgggcaccattcctttcctccccatGCCAATCTcgtatccttatcctgaccccttctcagtgctatatagtcgtaatggcttggtgctttcctctGATAACTTCCTCCCTCCAGGTAACGTCATAGATATCTTGCATCATTGCAGCAGCAAACACACCTTCGCTTATTGGTCATCCTTCTGACCTTATCGTGAACGCCTCCACTCATTGGTCGTGATGTGACGTCATCAACTGGCTTCACCAGCGTCCGTTAAACGTCCGTTTAACGCTACTTATCTCGTACATACATAAGAGATGTACTGTAATGTACGTCAAGAGACGTACTGTAAAGTACGTCTAGAGACGTACTTTATGGTTAATATATTGAGGGATTTAACACGTTACACCAGAAGTTTGATAGTTGATGAATACAAGTCGGAGATAAGGTAATATGAAGATATTAAATCCTTTGTTATATAATACTGGGGGTAGTAGAGGTGGTCGTgggagtagtagtagtggtagtggtagtagtagtggtggtagtggtagtattgATAGTAGCATCATCATAATTATCATTAATGGTAGAATAAGTCCTGATAAGAGGCTTTTGGGTCCAAAAAACTGGCGGTAGAGCTGATCATGAGTTACGGTAGGTCTTAGAAAGTCCATAGATTTGCTTAATCTTGTGAGGAGTATGAACTGTGGTGTCCTTGATGGTActggatggtagtgttgtggtaagTGACCATGGTTGGGATCTAAGACTTCTGTCAGTCGTTGCCAGAAGGAGAAGATTGAAGaaggtctacacacacacacacacacacacacacacacacacacacacacacacacacacacacacacacacacaaagtgatgggcttaggaagtgatgtggtggaggctgactccatacacagtttcaaatgtagatatgatagagcccaataggctcaggaatctgtacaccagttgattgacagttgagaggcgggaccaaagagccaaagctcaacccccgcaagcacaattaggtgagtacacacacacacacacacgtcctacGGAATTACTTACAGGTAACGAGTCAGAATATCATGGCTGAGGACAAGTTACCCAACACACGGATGAACTGGAAGTAAGGAGTTTTTTTGGTCCGTCTTGGAGACTTAGCCAGTCGTGACGACAAGAATGGGAGAGATATATGAGTCTCGTTCTTTCTTATTGCGGCATAATAAGAGGATGCTGGCTTAGAGCCACGTCACGCAGGTGTAGAGGAAGACACGTTCACGTCTGGTTTACTTCACTCCTCAGTGTACCAGTACGACACGCCCCTCTGTGTCCCTTATTCCTATGCTGTTGTTCAAAATATTTCCCCTGAGCCTATGTTGTCCCTCGTTGTTTCTCCCTGCCATGTTGTTCttcgttgccatgttgttcctcctTGCCATGTTGTTCTTcgctgccatgttgttcctacctGCCATGTTGTTCttcgttgccatgttgttcctcctTGCCATGTTGTTCTTcgctgccatgttgttcctacctGCCATGTTGTTCttcgttgccatgttgttcctcctTGCCATGTTGTTCttcgttgccatgttgttcctccttgccatgttgttcctcctTGCCATGTTGTTCttcgttgccatgttgttcctccttgccatgttgttcctcctTGCCATGTTGTTCttcgttgccatgttgttcctccttgccatgttgttcctcctTGCCATGTTGTTCTTCGCTGCCATGTTGTTCCTCCCTACCATGTTGTTCCTCCCTGCCATGTTGTTCTTCGCTGCCATGTTGTTCCTCCCTGCCATGTTGTTCTTCGCTGCCATGTTGTTCCTCGCTGCCATGTTGTTCCTCCCTGCCATGTTGTTCCTCCCTGCCATGTTGTTCCtccttgccatgttgttcctccctgccatgttgttcctcgttgccatgttgttcttcgctgccatgttgttcctccttgccatgttgttcctccctgccatgttgttcctcgttgccatgttgttcctcccTGCCATGTTGTTCTTCGCTGCCATGTTGTTCCTCGCTGCCATGTTGTTCCTCCCTGCCATGTTGTTCTTCGCTGCCATGTTGTTCCtccttgccatgttgttcctccttgccatgttgttcctcgttgccatgttgttcctcccTGCCATGTTGTTCTTCGCTGCCATGTTGTTCCTCCCTGCCATGTTGTTCCTCCCTGCCATGTTGTTCTTCGCTGCCATGTTGTTCCTCCCTGCCATGTTGTTCTTCGCTGCCATGTTGTTCCTCGCTGCCATGTTGTTCCTCCCTGCCATGTTGTTCTTCGCTGCCATGTTGTTCCTCCCTGCCATGTTGTTCTTCGCTGCCATGTTGTTCCTCCCTGCCATGTTGTTCTTCGCTGCCATGTTGTTCCTCGCTGCCATGTTGTTCCTCCCTGCCATGTTGTTCCTCCCTGCCATGTTGTTCCTCCCTGCCATGTTGTTCCTCCCTGCCATGTTGTTCCTCCCTGCCATGTTGTTCCTCCCTGCCATGTTGTTCCTCCCTGCCATGTTGTTCTTCGCTGCCATGTTGTTCCtccttgccatgttgttcctcgttgccatgttgttcctcccTGCCATGTTGTTCCTCCCTGCCATGTTGTTCttcgttgccatgttgttcctcgcTGCCATGTTGTTCCTCCTTGCCATGTTGTTCTTCGTTGCCATGTTGTTCttcgttgccatgttgttcctcctTGCCATGTTGTTCTTCGTTGCCATGTTGTTCttcgttgccatgttgttcctcccTGCCATGTTGTTCCTCCCTGCCATGTTGTTCTTCGGTGCCATGTTGTTCCTCCCTGCCATGTTGTTCCTCCCTGCCATGTTGTTCTTCGCTGCCATGTTGTTCCTCCCTGCCATGTTGTTCCTCCCTGCCATGTTGTTCTTCGTTGCCATGTTGTTCTTCGCTGCCATGTTGTTCCTCCCTGCCATGTTGTTCTTCGTTGCCATGTTGTTCTTCGCTGCCATGTTGTTCCtccttgccatgttgttcctcctTGCCATGTTGTTCttcgttgccatgttgttcctcccTGCCATGTTGTTCTTcgctgccatgttgttcctacctGCCATGTTGTTCTTCGTTGCCATGTTGTTCTTCGTTGCCATGTTGTTCTTCGCTGCCATGTTGTTCCTCCCTGCCATGTTGTTCCTCCCTGCCATGTTGTTCCTCCCTGCCATGTTGTTCTTCGTTGCCATGTTGTTCTTCGCTGCCATGTTGTTCCtccttgccatgttgttcctcgttgccatgttgttcctcccTGCCATGTTGTTCCTCCCTGCCATGTTGTTCttcgttgccatgttgttcctcgcTGCCATGTTGTTCCTCCCTGCCATGTTGTTCCTCCCTGCCATGTTGTTCCTCCCTGCCATGTTGTTCttcgttgccatgttgttcctcgcTGCCATGTTGTTCCTCGCTGCCATGTTGTTCCTCCCTGCCATGTTGTTCCTCCCTGCCATGTTGTTCTTcgctgccatgttgttcctacctGCCATGTTGTTCTTCGTTGCCATGTTGTTCTTCGTTGCCATGTTGTTCTTCGCTGCCATGTTGTTCCTCCCTGCCATGTTGTTCCTCCCTGCCATGTTGTTCttcgttgccatgttgttcctcgcTGCCATGTTGTTCCTCCCTGCCATGTTGTTCCTCCCTGCCATGTTGTTCTTCGGTGCCATGTTGTTCCTCCCTGCCATGTTGTTCCTCCCTGCCATGTTGTTCTTCGCTGCCATGTTGTTCCTCCCTGCCATGTTGTTCCTCCCTGCCATGTTGTTCTTCGGTGCCATGTTGTTCCTCCCTGCCATGTTGTTCCTCCCTGCCATGTTGTTCttcgttgccatgttgttcctcccTGCCATGTTGTTCCTCATATGACCTTTGCCAtcaagagttgttgttgttgttttagattcagctactgggaaccaaaagttccaagtagcacgggctatggcgatcccgtagtggacttatttggcacaggagcggtgctgtagctcttgtctcatcatcatcatcaacagttgttgttgttttagattcagctactcggaacttaAATGTCaatgtagcatgggctatggcgagcccgtaatcaTCCCTcatcaagattgattgattgatgaagattaagccatccaaaaggtggcacgggtatgaatagcccgtaagtggtggcccttttgagccattaccaatatcgagagctgatactggagatctgtggaggtgcgaatgcaccctgcatgacgggagatgtctcctttgtgaatgtgttaagatgaagatgaagccacccaaaaggtggcacgggcatgaatagcccgtaagtggtggcccttttgagccatcaccagtatcaataaatgatactggagatctgtggaggtgcgactgcaccctacgtgacgggagatgtctcccgtgcctcATCAAGAGATAAACGTCCTGTAATAAAGAGGTCTGGTGGTGAGGTGACTGGCCCGGATCCGTGCAACAGactccacaccaccaaccacttgggctggacggtagagcgacggtctcgcttcatgcaggtcggcgttcaatccccgaccatccaagtggttggggactataccttccccaccgtcccatcccaaatccttatcctgaccccttccaagtgtaatATAGTCGTAATTTCTTGGCACTTTCCcattacgggcttaccatagcccgtgctacatggacatttcgttctgaatagctaaatctaaaaccacAACAACATTTTGATaattcctgataattccctccgtcCGTCCTCACCCCGGCCGACCGACTCTGGGGAAGGCGTGGGCGATGGGGTGGCGGCCGGGTGGCGGGAAGTGCCGGCTGTGTCACCCGCGTCGTCGTCGTACGCATCACGCATCTGCTTTCCGTTTCCGGAACCACACTTAGCGCGGGCGGTACTCACTGGCGCTAGCCGGCGCCCGGTTATACGCTTTCCTGCAGGAGCCACACCAGCGCCAGGAGcaacaccgccgccaggagccacaccgccgccaggagccacaccgccgccaggagccacaccgccgccaggagccacACCGCCGTCACCTGTGCTCGACCTACCATCTTGATTTCTTTTATAAATGTTTTGGGTCTCGTTGGTGCAGTGGCTACGTTCTCGACTCAAAACTGAGGGTACTGGGTACGATCCCGGGACGGAATAGAAATGATTTGGCACGTTTCCTTTtatctgatgcacctgttcacccagcagtaaacccAGGTGGAGTTACGCatctgttgtgggggttgcatcct of the Procambarus clarkii isolate CNS0578487 chromosome 56, FALCON_Pclarkii_2.0, whole genome shotgun sequence genome contains:
- the LOC123770867 gene encoding uncharacterized protein DDB_G0290685-like, encoding MRDAYDDDAGDTAGTSRHPAATPSPTPSPESYEEQHGREEQHGNEEQHGREEQHGREEQHGTEEQHGREEQHGREEQHGSEEQHGREEQHGREEQHGTEEQHGREEQHGREEQHGSEEQHGNEEQHGREEQHGREEQHGSEEQHGNEEQHGNEEQHGREEQHGREEQHGSEEQHGSEEQHGNEEQHGREEQHGREEQHGREEQHGSEEQHGNEEQHGREEQHGREEQHGNEEQHGKEEQHGSEEQHGNEEQHGREEQHGREEQHGREEQHGSEEQHGNEEQHGNEEQHGREEQHGNEEQHGKEEQHGKEEQHGSEEQHGNEEQHGREEQHGSEEQHGNEEQHGREEQHGREEQHGSEEQHGREEQHGREEQHGTEEQHGREEQHGREEQHGNEEQHGNEEQHGKEEQHGNEEQHGNEEQHGKEEQHGSEEQHGNEEQHGREEQHGREEQHGNEEQHGKEEQHGSEEQHGREEQHGREEQHGREEQHGREEQHGREEQHGREEQHGREEQHGSEEQHGSEEQHGREEQHGSEEQHGREEQHGSEEQHGREEQHGSEEQHGSEEQHGREEQHGSEEQHGREEQHGREEQHGSEEQHGREEQHGNEEQHGKEEQHGKEEQHGSEEQHGREEQHGSEEQHGSEEQHGREEQHGNEEQHGREEQHGKEEQHGSEEQHGNEEQHGREEQHGKEEQHGREEQHGREEQHGSEEQHGSEEQHGREEQHGSEEQHGREEQHGREEQHGSEEQHGKEEQHGKEEQHGNEEQHGKEEQHGKEEQHGNEEQHGKEEQHGKEEQHGNEEQHGKEEQHGNEEQHGR